In a single window of the Frondihabitans peucedani genome:
- the ftsY gene encoding signal recognition particle-docking protein FtsY yields MANPWSLSGALRGMFGRKTIDDTTWDDLETALIGADFGPDVTEQITDDLREKVQRYNTTDPADLKRMLRETLEERLSKLDSTLKLSNRPAVVLVVGVNGVGKTTTIGKFAKFLRNFDRSVVVGAADTFRAAAVEQLGTWAERAGVQIVKPQQQGQDPASVAFQTVEKAMREGIEIVIIDTAGRLQTKAGLMDELGKIKRVVEKQTEIAEVLLVLDATTGQNGLAQAQAFIEHAGVTGLVLTKLDGSARGGFVLAVQEQTGIPIKLVGQGERIGDLTGFTPHVFVQNLIG; encoded by the coding sequence ATGGCAAATCCCTGGTCCCTCTCGGGCGCACTCCGCGGCATGTTCGGTCGGAAGACCATCGACGACACGACGTGGGACGACCTCGAGACGGCCCTGATCGGGGCCGACTTCGGGCCGGACGTCACCGAGCAGATCACCGACGACCTCCGCGAGAAGGTCCAGCGCTACAACACGACCGACCCCGCCGACCTCAAGCGCATGCTGCGCGAGACGCTGGAGGAGCGCCTGTCGAAGCTCGACTCGACGCTGAAGCTGAGCAACCGGCCCGCCGTCGTGCTCGTCGTCGGCGTGAACGGCGTCGGCAAGACCACCACGATCGGCAAGTTCGCCAAGTTCCTCCGCAACTTCGACCGGTCGGTCGTCGTCGGGGCAGCCGACACCTTCCGTGCGGCCGCCGTCGAGCAGCTCGGCACCTGGGCCGAGCGCGCGGGCGTGCAGATCGTGAAGCCCCAGCAGCAGGGGCAGGATCCTGCGTCCGTCGCCTTCCAGACCGTCGAGAAGGCCATGCGCGAGGGCATCGAGATCGTCATCATCGACACGGCCGGTCGCCTCCAGACCAAGGCCGGGCTGATGGACGAGCTCGGCAAGATCAAGCGCGTCGTCGAGAAGCAGACCGAGATCGCCGAGGTCCTGCTGGTGCTCGACGCGACGACGGGGCAGAACGGACTCGCGCAGGCGCAGGCCTTCATCGAGCACGCCGGCGTCACCGGCCTGGTGCTGACGAAGCTCGACGGGTCGGCGCGCGGCGGCTTCGTCCTCGCCGTGCAGGAGCAGACCGGCATCCCGATCAAGCTGGTCGGCCAGGGGGAGCGGATCGGCGACCTGACCGGTTTCACCCCGCACGTGTTCGTGCAGAACCTCATCGGCTGA